taCCATTCTTAAAATTCATTAAGTTTTTCACCAcccaaaaaaacacataaatagGTTCTCCATAGGTCTAATGGCGGTATTAAGAGGGTGGACTCATGATTGTGGGCGTCAGCGGTTTCTGCTTAATAAGACGGGCAACTGTGTTGTTGAAGTCGAAAAGGTGAAGAAGGTTATGAAGTTGGATGCTAGGTTGTTAAGAGAAATATATGGTCAGGGATTGCCTGCCGGACACAATTGTCGCCAGGCTCATGCTCTGATGAAGGGTTTAAGGAAGCGTTTCGACCCAAATAATTTTCTTATGGAAGTAGAAGGTGGTAATACAATGTATTGGTGGAGTGTTGTTAGCAATGAGTTGATTCAGGTGACTTTCATGAATTATCATACAAAGTGGTTTTCAAGGGACAAACTCTTACAATCCAGTGATCTTGAATTGTTGCAGCAGCTGTTACGAATAACACCGAATGGATGGTTCCCTTCTGAATTCATGACAGAGTTGGAGCGTGGTCTCGGTTGGAGGGTTTCATATTTAAAGAATCTTGAGGCGGAAGAAGGTGATGGGATGTATCTATCGGATGACATGATGGAGGAGTAAGTGGTTCGGTTCGCAGACATGTTATTCGgttgtttttttggtttatttaaaAGTATGTTATTAGGCTGGTTTTCtattgattttggtttttatattatcGTTTTTTAAGATGCAGAATTTGTAATCCGGATATCATGTATGCGTAACCTTTTGTGATGGAATATCAATTTCGTTTCATTTTAGAGACACTGTAAGAGGTGTACATGGCCTAATGATATTCAGTAGTTATTTTTGAATCTGGtttcttttgaaatttgttgTTCGTAGGTTGATTGGATATTGGTTGGTGACAATAAAATGGTTTAATACGTGGTCGATTTTTCCTTTATTGTTGGCAGTCTGTTGTACCCTAGAGTCTGTGGACAACTGCAGCCTGATATGTTGGGCGTGGTAGTGAAATGACGCTACTTCGCTAGGCTGGCCTAAAAGGTCAAGATGAAGGGGAAGACAAATTTAGTCTCCCGATCTGTAATACAAAAATATGGAGAGAGATTGATAGAGAGTGGGAGAGAGATAGTCAATCCACCAGATAGTTTTGAATGTAGTCATCTCAATGATCTGGGGGTGGTGGTACTGTGGGTTTGCAGTGATAGCACTTTGCATAGAGATAGAAAGTATCAACTACCCAAGCCTGCAGAATGTCTTTGcataattttattagttttgttacaTTTACTTTGTGTACCTTATATGTTATTGTTTGGGGTGATATCAGTCTTATCgttatttttattgattatcATATTTTAACCGTCTCTGCTATTtgtatttaaaatataacaaattgtAGGCCATGTGTCCATACCAGACTTAATGTAATCTTTGGGTGTTTCATTTACTTATAATGTTATTGTCAGTTTTTGGTGCATCAGATTATATTGTTTGCCTTgtgttgtttttcaaaaaagaattaGATAATAAGGGgtgttttaattaaaacatcAGATATAATAAGTAaaagtcaaaaataaataagatgGATACAATGATTCATGAAACACAATAGTAAAGATAAACGTATCACTACTAATTATTAAAAGCGTCTTTGCAAACACTCAGTTAAATAAGTTGTTGAAGACCTCTTTGTATACAATGTTTCTTGTATGATGTTTGAGGTTTGTGTCGTTGTCTTCGATCATGAGGACCTTAAAACCTTCGGGTGTTGTTACTCTAGAAAGAGCAACATAGAGTTGTCCGTGGCTGAAAACTGGTTTCGGCAAGTAAAGGCCAACGAAATTCAGTGGTTGTCCCTGACTTTTGTTAATAGTCATGGCGTAGCACGGTTTTATCGGGAATTGTCGCCTTTTAAATATGAATGGCCATTTGCTTTTTGTTGAGGACAGAGTGATTCTTGGTATTAAGGCTGTGTCTCCAATGTTTGATCCGGTTATGATTCTGGCTTTAATAATGAACCTGCCCAACCCAGTAATCAGAAGACGTGTACCGTTGCATAAGCCCTGTGCTGGATTCACATTCCGCAACAGCATGACTGGTAGCCCTTCTTTCACATGCAACTCATGTGGTGGCATACCAGGGAAAGTTAAGGTGTTTAAAAACTCAACCGGGTACAATGATTCTTGTTCTGTACTATCGGTAGACGCTTTGCATACTTCATCCGAGCTTTTGTAGGTCTTGCCTGGACGGTTAAGTTTGTTAAGCATAGTCTCGTTTATCTCATCCGCATCATCATTTTTGGGGGTCAGGATAGCTCTTTCCCTTAAatattcttcatcatcttgtctTTCTAGAAAGTCTGGGAAGGTCTCTGAAATAATTTCATCAATTGGAGACGTTGTATAGTCGATGATGAAGTTCTGAGGGATTTTAATCCAAGTGGGCTCGTCTTCCCCTGGTTTTGCTTTTGCAGGTACAGCCCCATCACCGACATCTAGGACCCATTTGTTAAACTGTTGCTTCCGAGTGTCAATGTCTCCAGATGTAGTCAGCTCATTTACTCTCATGCTTCGTGTTAGAGTGAACATCTGACACTGTTTCCATAATTCAGACTTGTTGACGCACGCTTGCACAATTTCTTGTCTCTTACCTTTGGGTATAATAGGCAAAATCTGTCGGAAATCTCCACCTAGTAAAACTGTCACGCCCCCAATATACGTGTTCTGTTTGTGGGGTCCTTGTAACCTAGAATATCTTTTAAGGATTTGTCTAGTGCCTCGAAAGCATACCGTTGACACATGGGTGCCTCATCCCATATGATTAGTTTTACCTGCTGCATTAGCTCTGCTAgatgtgtgttttgttttatcCCACATGTGCTGGTTTCAAAAAGCTCCAAGGGTATAACAAACCGACTATGTGCTGTCCTACCTCCAGGAAGTAGCAGCGCAGCAATTCCTGCAGGGAAAATTCAATCATTAATGTTCAATACATGTATTGCGTATAGATAAGACCCGTATTCAAATGGTCCTTATGATAAGGGTGACTGAGATTATATCGAAGATATAATAGAATTACTTGCCTGATGATGCTACTGCCAGGACAATCAATCCTTCGGATCTTAGTCGTGTAATGATTGCCTTGTATAAGAATGTCTTTCCTGTACCTCCTGGGCCATACACAAAATAAAAGCCTCCCGTTTTAGTGTGAACAGATTTCAGAACCTGCTCATATATAGAATGTTGATCAGAGTTCAGGCTTGCATAAAGCTGTTCATGCTCCACCGCTTCAGCCATTCGATTGTACGTCAACTCTTCTCTTATCAAGCGGTTGTCGTCATTAGTTACTAAGGCTGGATCAGGTTTTGGAAGATCTGGATAATCTTCGAGGGATTTTCCGTTTTTGTGGAGCAGATCTTGAATGTCCATTAAACAGTAGTTCTTTTTCTGCTCATCTGAAAGCTGCAATCCAGGGAACATGAAAAGCTTTCGCTTTCTATACAAAATATCCTCACAGAAGTCTTCCCAATGGGCGTTCCACAAATTAATAGGACTACTGACCTCACAAAACAGCAGCATGGTAATGAAAATCTGGCGAAGTTGTGGCCCAGTCGCCCATGATTTGGCTTCTGTAATTGCTTCACCCCACTCGCGATCATCATTTAGCAATCCATATGCATAGCATGCTTCCTTAAATGATTCACACACCCTCCCATTGACTGTCTTCAGGTCTTTATAACTCTGTGGTCCTTTGACCACGTTTAGCAACATCCTCAAATAGTACCGCAGTACACAATCCGTCCAACGGTgttctttctcctcctccttttTTCCCAATAGTTATCTTTACTAACCCATACATATTCGGCTGGGATTTCTGAATATTTGTATTGTCTGGCGTGCTTCTCTCTCCTGTTCAGCTCAAACCATTTGGTGAACATTGTATCCTTGATTCCTGGCCTCCTAAGTAAAGCAGGTAGGCTTTCCGAGTCGCGTAGTGTGAGGGTGTGTTTTTCAGGAAGGTGGTAGGTTAGTTTTACCACTGATGGTTTACAGTAGTGTATGTCAAGTGCAAACAAATGCCACACTGCCTCACATGGTGATAAATAACGGCAATCGAGGTAATTCTTGACTTTATCAACCTTGGTAATAATTGTGGACTGTGTTTTGCCATCTTCCTTCAGATTATCATGAAAAACAATTGTCGCTCTATCGGGACCTTTGTTTAAATACTTGAATAAGTATTTTATTGCCTTGGATCTGTTGCACCACTCGACATTTATGTGTGCATCATATTTGAGGAGCAAGTATCTATTGTATAGGACTACAAATCGGTTATCAAGGGGGATTTTGTATTTTAAGACAGTATTGTTCGTCTTCCTTCTACGATAAACAGCATAGCCATCTTCATCGATTGTTGTTTCCTGATAAAATGGTTTTGGGAAATGTTTCATGCACTTCCCCATGTTCATACATGACGCATCTTTAGCGTCCGGGCCGCACGGTCCATGTAGCATGTAATCAGTCACAGCCTTATATCCTCTTGGATCAATAGATTCCAAAGGGATCTCCGCAGAAATTATGTCATCTATATCAGCCGGGGTTTTGCATTTTGCCTTTTCGTCTAGCCATATTAGAATATGAGCATGTGGGAGTCCACGCTTCTGGAACTCGATTGTGTACACACCTGCATAAATGTTAAAGGGGCGGAGTTAGGTTATGACTGTAATTTACAGAAGGTTCCTACATTAAAGAAACGTAACAGTTTGACGTTGACTACCTGCCAAGGCCTGCCCAAAAACATTGTTCTTCATGATATCATACATCATGTCGTCGAGTTTCATTTTAAACACACGACCCACATCTTCTGCACGATCATGAGACTTCTGTCCCGGAATGAATGATAACATATGGCCAACTTCGGGCCATTTGGGATTTGCGGTAAAGGTTATGAACAGATCCGGGTTTCCAAATTTCCTGCATAGGGCCATGGCGTCCTGATAATTTTGCACCATATACCTGGGGCTTCCTGTGAAACTCGCGGGTAAAACTATTCGTTGACCAAGTGCCTTTGCGTTTGTGTCACCGCGTGTGACGGCGTCACACACACTGTCATATAGTTCTACCCTAAGTTCAGTTTGATGAGTCCTAACGTATCGGAGTCGTTGTTCTTCAACTGCAGTATAAGAATCCACCAAGTATTGTTGACAGAGACGGCCGCCTCTTAACAAAGTTGTTCCTTCATTAGGTCGATAATGAATTCTGTAACAATAGAACTCTCGCATTGTCAAGCATGTCCTCTTTGTTTTCCTCCTACCAGTGTTTGAGAAATATGGGATTGCTTCATGATATCCAGATTCACCATAAGGAAAAAGCAACGGATATTGTAAGGCCATGTATAGTGGATGCAATTCTGAGATTCTTTGTAGGAACCCGTTAGTGGTGCTGACTACAATATCTCGAGGCTCAGAACTCACCCCAAAATCGTTAGTTACCAAGGCAGCAATTTCAGAAACATTTGGGGTGCTATATTGTCGTAAAGTGGATCTCTGTGCAAGCAAACGTAATTCGCATGGATGATCTTCATTTGCTGAACACCAATCGCGTGCCATACGAAATGCCTTGGCTACACAATTATGTTCATTAAGCATATCCATGAGGCTTCCGACGATAGCTTCATCAATTTTACTGTTAGTTTTGCCCTTCCCTACTATTGCCGAAATTCGATGTCTTATTTCATTTTGGGtgtcaaagaagtaaagctaTGCATATCTGGGTTCAGCCCCATCTGAAGGAAGCAACGAACCGATTCGATGATAGTTTTGGCCGCTTATTCTAAAGGTATAGACACCTCTTCCCTGGTTGATGGAATTATCAATTTGAGCCCCGAAAGATGTGAAGCAAAACATACTGTTGTAAGTTCTAATGTTGTCACGGAAGGTTGATGTACCGGCTTGATCATAATCCGACAACCTTTTAAGAGGTTCAGGTGTATTACGTAAGGGTTCCAACAAAATTTTCCCATTTTGGCAACACGATGAGAATGAAATTGGTTCAGATACAGGGGTGCTTTTACTTCTTTCTTCATACCACATAACCGCATTACATGTTGGGCAATTATACGATGGGGGGCCAAAATTAAGGGCAGGGGGATCCACACCTAAAAAAAATGCATTGCTTGAATTAGTTGGGTGTTAGGGTTGAGTATCttattttaatctatatatgTCAAAAAGCCATTAAATATTGAATTTATATAAAGTAACCTGATGTGTTGGAAGCCGGTCTTGTGACCGTGTAGGTTGTCTGACCTGAATTACAATAGCCGTCAGGAATATGATGACAatacttatataatatatttttaaatgtgtATGTATTTTGTACATGTTATTGAAGAACTTAGTTGTGTTAGTGGTAACATTACCTGTTGCGGTTATTGAACCGGGAGTGGTTTCATAATCGGTGGCACTTTTTTCCCGATCACGCTGTGGTAGTTCCTGAACAGTGGTTCCTTGTGAGATGGCGGAGTCTGCAATTTTACGTTTAACAAAGGAGCTTTAATcaatatacattaaaagaatGTTGTATACAATTGAATAGTAActaatatgcatatatgtttaACCTGAGCATATGTTCGCTGCTATTTTTTCGTTCCTCGCATTAGTAGATATCTTTAtcacattcttcttctttttcgttACCGTTTCTGTGTCCGATGTACCTAAAAATCAATATTCAAATAAATTAGGGAAATAAagctataatttttttattcctCCCAGTATTTCATCATTTAAACCGATAAGCCCCATCCGTATATCGCAATATTCCATTATAACAATTTTCAATATATTGTATACGTAAACATATATTTGAGGGGATTGTGGTTCCAGACATACCAGTAGGTCTCTTTTGCACAGTTTTCCTTTTCCGGCCGGCCATGCCTGTGTGGAAACAACCTAAAACTTAGTTTTCAAAGAAGGGATGTAAATTAACATATGATGTATTTTTTAACACCGTTGTTTAATATATCATTTTGACATATGGTTGTGTTCATTAATTTTGAGTGATACCCACCTGTTGCAAACAGCGATGCTTGTTTGTCTGGAGTTACTATTAACCCACAAAACATTTGGTCTTCACCGTTTTGCCTCTTAAACTTCTGGGTCTGTACAGCAACTAAGTGAGACTCCTCTTTACATGGATATGGTGAAGTTATTGGTATTAGTTTCAGTCCACATAAAGTTATTTCTTTTCCGGTGTGGATACTAATCTTCTGTGAAAATATAATAACTTCATTACATTCGTGTATGAATGGATATGTAACCTTATCAGCCGTGACTTCCATACGAAACAGTTTTCCCTGGTTTTCTTCTGGGGTGGTTTTTAGGGCTGTATCTGTAACAGCAGCATTCGTTTGTTTCATGGCTGTTAATAAATTAAAGTCTGATAGCAGCTTCAATCCGCAGAATGATTGTACTTTACCGTCTGGCATTCTAGTGTTACATGAATGTAAGCAAACACCATAACTTTCCAGGTCTTTCATTCCACATAAGAGGTCATCCCCATCGTGTTGTATCCCTACACAACTACTTCCAAATATAAATGGCCATGATGTGTCGTTTGGCTTCAGTTTCATGCCGCAAATCATTGTCTCTGTACCATCTACCTTTCTGACTTTCTCATGTAGAGTACATATAGCATGACTTCCATCTGCAAATAAGTATCCACTATTATTTGCTATGAGTTTAAGATAGCAGCCTTTTGGTTGCTTACTACTTTTCATCTCAACAAAGTCTGAGTGTATCGTTTGTGAAGTATGAATGTATGGATTAACTTtttaaagagaaacaaaaatagACTAACACCTTTCAAATTACCAAACTGTTGGAACAtttattattaatctttatttagaATTTAATAATATCAGTTAAGAATATGAACTGATGGCCTTTACTGTGAGGAGAAAGtggttttattataatttattacatGATCTAGAAGCAGATTTATTTAGTGAATATAACTAACTTAAAAAACATAGTTAATGAATGTCAGATGAGGTTTAAAGCAAAAGATTAAGGGTGTTACCCAACCCAATTGATGTGATCATCTTGCAACATATAGGGTAATCTTGTTTGTTTGTACGAATTTAACCATGTAAAACGACTACCAATTGAGTAGTAATCATCAAAATTACCACTTAATCCAAGTAAAGCTGGTGAAGGTATAAACAGAACCATGTGAACTTATTTATATGTTAATGGGCCAAAAATAATCATTCAACAGAATACTAACTATAAGTGGTGAACAACATACAGGGTTGATATCAGTTGTGGTTTACAGCGAACGATTTAGCATGTTATCCAACCCAATTGATCTGATCATCTTGCAACATACAGGGTTGATGTTCAGATAGTATCAGATTCATTACCTGGAGTATGTGTCTTCTTATTAAGTGTGTGGGAACTTTATCATTCTTTTGATATCACCCAAAGCAATGCCAGATCAACACTTTAAATCTTGTTTGTTGGTTGGAATTTAACCATGCAAAACGACAACCAATTGAGTAGTAATCATCAAAAGGACCACTTAATCCAATTAAAGCTGTGGAAGGTATAAACAGAAGACATGTGAACTTATTCAGATGGTAATGGGCCAAAAATAATCATTCAACAGAATACTAACTATAAGTGGTGAACAACATGATAAACGGACGACATCTAGAACAGAACATTAAGTATGAGTAGTAAAGAATAGAAGAAACGGGCCACACATAAATAACTATAAATCCAACCTTTACAACTACTTAGCATTGTCTAATTGTGCTGtgcacaaacaacaatttgttAAAACTTTACAGAGATATATGTCTTGGTTTTGGTGTGCTTGCTTGACGCTAAAAGCTAAACCGATCTAATAATTTCAACGTTTGTCTTATAAGGGTAAACTATAGAAGAAGAATTCATTTTCAAACTATTGTTGCTATTATATATTCCTGTTTGTGTTGTGGTACATGATTGTCTAAGTAACGAATGTTCTGGTAATGAGAGATGGTAGTACTTTATATCATATTTGTAATCCACGGAAGCTACCTAAATAACAAAGGGAACTTTTCAACCATTTTTCTTTCTCAGAATGTATTATGCATACACTTGATGTCATTAGAACGTCAGACATATATCTGTTGGTTTTCGGCTGGTTGAGCCACAACCTAAATTCACCGGT
Above is a window of Erigeron canadensis isolate Cc75 unplaced genomic scaffold, C_canadensis_v1 Conyza_canadensis_unscaffolded:175, whole genome shotgun sequence DNA encoding:
- the LOC122584256 gene encoding ATP-dependent DNA helicase PIF1-like; this encodes MLLNVVKGPQSYKDLKTVNGRVCESFKEACYAYGLLNDDREWGEAITEAKSWATGPQLRQIFITMLLFCEVSSPINLWNAHWEDFCEDILYRKRKLFMFPGLQLSDEQKKNYCLMDIQDLLHKNGKSLEDYPDLPKPDPALVTNDDNRLIREELTYNRMAEAVEHEQLYASLNSDQHSIYEQVLKSVHTKTGGFYFVYGPGGTGKTFLYKAIITRLRSEGLIVLAVASSGIAALLLPGGRTAHSRFVIPLELFETSTCGIKQNTHLAELMQQNTYIGGVTVLLGGDFRQILPIIPKGKRQEIVQACVNKSELWKQCQMFTLTRSMRVNELTTSGDIDTRKQQFNKWVLDVGDGAVPAKAKPGEDEPTWIKIPQNFIIDYTTSPIDEIISETFPDFLERQDDEEYLRERAILTPKNDDADEINETMLNKLNRPGKTYKSSDEVCKASTDSTEQESLYPVEFLNTLTFPGMPPHELHVKEGLPVMLLRNVNPAQGLCNGTRLLITGLGRFIIKARIITGSNIGDTALIPRITLSSTKSKWPFIFKRRQFPIKPCYAMTINKSQGQPLNFVGLYLPKPVFSHGQLYVALSRVTTPEGFKVLMIEDNDTNLKHHTRNIVYKEVFNNLFN
- the LOC122584257 gene encoding uncharacterized protein LOC122584257; translated protein: MDMLNEHNCVAKAFRMARDWCSANEDHPCELRLLAQRSTLRQYSTPNVSEIAALVTNDFGVSSEPRDIVVSTTNGFLQRISELHPLYMALQYPLLFPYGESGYHEAIPYFSNTGRRKTKRTCLTMREFYCYRIHYRPNEGTTLLRGGRLCQQYLVDSYTAVEEQRLRYVRTHQTELRVELYDSVCDAVTRGDTNAKALGQRIVLPASFTGSPRYMVQNYQDAMALCRKFGNPDLFITFTANPKWPEVGHMLSFIPGQKSHDRAEDVGRVFKMKLDDMMYDIMKNNVFGQALAGVYTIEFQKRGLPHAHILIWLDEKAKCKTPADIDDIISAEIPLESIDPRGYKAVTDYMLHGPCGPDAKDASCMNMGKCMKHFPKPFYQETTIDEDGYAVYRRRKTNNTVLKYKIPLDNRFVVLYNRYLLLKYDAHINVEWCNRSKAIKYLFKYLNKGPDRATIVFHDNLKEDGKTQSTIITKVDKVKNYLDCRYLSPCEAVWHLFALDIHYCKPSVVKLTYHLPEKHTLTLRDSESLPALLRRPGIKDTMFTKWFELNRREKHARQYKYSEIPAEYVWVSKDNYWEKRRRRKNTVGRIVYCGTI